In Malus sylvestris chromosome 15, drMalSylv7.2, whole genome shotgun sequence, a single genomic region encodes these proteins:
- the LOC126604262 gene encoding L-arabinokinase-like gives MRIDEEIEGVSASRKHLVFAYYVTGHGFGHATRVVEVARHLILAGHDVHVVTGAPDFVFTSEIQSPRLFIRKVLLDCGAVQADALTVDRLASLAKYSETAVAPRASILKTEVQWLTSIKADLVVSDVVPVACRAAADAGIRSVCVTNFSWDFIYAEYVMAAGDNHRSIVWQIAEDYSHCEFLIRLPGYCPMPAFRDVVDVPLVVRRFRRSRKEVREELGIGDDVTIVILNFGGQPAGWKLKEEFLPPGWLCLVCGGSDTQELPSNFIKLAKDAYTPDFMAASDCMLGKIGYGTVSEALAYKLPFVFVRRDYFNEEPFLRNMLEYYQGGVEMIRRDLLTGHWKPYLERAVSLKPCYEGGINGGEVAAHILQETAIGKNYASDKLSGARRLRDAIILGYQLQRVLGRDMAIPEWYANAESELGIGSPTCEVSEKSSLMNSCTEDFEILHGVLHGISDTMTFLKSLAELDSVYYSEKTTEKRRERKAGAGLFNWEEEIFVARAPGRLDVMGGIADYSGSLVLQMPIKEACHVAIQRNHPSKHRLWKHVLARQQAEGRNPTPVLQIVSYGSELSNRSPTFDMDLSDFMDGDKPMSYEKAKKYFSQDPSQKWAAYVAGVILVLMIELGVRFEDSISLLVSSSVPEGKGVSSSASVEVATMSAIAAAHGLSISPRDLALLCQKVENHIVGAPCGVMDQMTSACGEANKLLAMVCQPAEVLGLVEIPGHVRFWGIDSGIRHSVGGADYGSVRIGAFMGRKMIKCAASMILSRSSSTAYGTIDELEDDGYELLEAEASLNYLCNLPPHRYEALYVKVLPETILGETFLEKYDDHNDPVTVIDPNRSYVVRSPARHPIYENFRVKTFKALLTSANSDDQLTALGELLYQCHYSYSACGLGSDGTNRLVRLVQEMQYAKSSKSDDGTLYGAKITGGGSGGTVCVVGRNCLQSSQQILEIQQRYKDATGYLPFIFEGSSPGAGKFGYLRIRRRVSLDPNE, from the exons atgaggatTGACGAAGAGATCGAAGGAGTGTCGGCGTCGAGGAAACACCTGGTTTTCGCTTACTACGTCACTGGCCACGGCTTCGGCCACGCCACTCGCGTCGTCGAG GTTGCGCGGCACCTGATTCTCGCCGGCCATGATGTCCACGTCGTCACCGGAGCTCCAGACTTCGTCTTCACTTCCGAGATTCAATCGCCTCGCCTCTTCATTCGAAAG GTTCTTCTGGACTGTGGAGCTGTTCAGGCAGATGCTTTAACAGTTGATCGTCTTGCTTCCTTGGCGAAG TATTCGGAGACGGCTGTGGCACCTCGGGCTTCAATCTTGAAAACGGAAGTGCAGTGGCTGACCTCCATCAAAGCTGATTTAGTG GTCTCTGATGTTGTTCCAGTTGCGTGCCGTGCAGCGGCTGATGCAGGAATTCGATCTGTTTGTGTCACCAACTTCAG TTGGGACTTTATCTACGCAGAGTATGTTATGGCTGCTGGAGATAATCATCGTTCAATCGTTTGGCAG ATAGCAGAAGATTATTCCCACTGTGAGTTCCTCATCCGCCTCCCAGGATACTGCCCAA TGCCTGCTTTCCGTGATGTAGTTGATGTACCTCTAGTTGTGAGGAGGTTTCGCAGATCCCGCAAAGAG GTGAGGGAGGAACTTGGAATTGGAGACGATGTAACTATAGTCATCCTCAACTTCGGTGGACAG CCAGCAGGCTGGAAGTTGAAGGAAGAGTTTTTACCCCCTGGATGGCTGTGCCTG GTTTGTGGTGGTTCTGACACCCAGGAGCTTCCGTCAAATTTCATAAAGCTTGCGAAAGATGCTTATACACCTGATTTTATGGCAGCGTCTGACTGTATGCTTG GAAAAATTGGATATGGCACTGTGAGTGAAGCTCTTGCGTACAAGTTACCTTTTGTCTTTGTACGCAGAGATTATTTCAATGAAGAACCTTTCTTGAGAAATATGCTTGAG TATTATCAAGGTGGAGTTGAGATGATTAGGAGGGACTTGCTCACTGGTCACTGGAAACCTTACCTTGAGCGTGCAGTCAGTTTGAAGCCATGCTATGAAGGAGGTATCAATGGTGGTGAG GTGGCAGCTCACATCCTGCAGGAGACTGCTATTGGGAAAAACTATGCATCAGATAAG CTAAGTGGGGCAAGAAGATTGCGTGATGCCATAATTCTTGGGTATCAACTACAAAGGGTACTTGGACGAGATATGGCAATTCCTGAATGGTATGCAAATGCGGAAAGTGAACTTGGAATTGGATCACCTACTTGCGAAGTGAGCGAGAAGAGCTCCCTAATGAACTC ATGCACTGAAGACTTCGAGATTCTTCATGGAGTTCTTCATGGTATTTCAGATACAATGACTTTTTTGAAGAGCTTGGCAGAACTAGATTCTGTTTATTACTCTGAAAAAACTACTGAGAAGCGCCGGGAGCGCAAGGCTGGAGCTGGACTCTTCAACTGGGAG GAAGAAATTTTTGTGGCAAGAGCACCTGGACGGTTGGACGTAATGGGAGGGATTGCTGACTATTCAGGAAGCCTGGTCTTGCAG ATGCCGATAAAGGAAGCCTGCCATGTTGCTATACAACGAAATCATCCAAGTAAACATAGGCTCTGGAAACATGTCCTGGCCCGGCAGCAGGCAGAAGGACGAAACCCAACACCTGTCCTGCAAATT GTCTCATATGGTTCAGAGTTAAGCAACCGCAGCCCAACGTTTGACATGGATCTTTCTGATTTTATGGACGGAGATAAACCAATGTCATAtgagaaggcaaagaaataCTTTTCACAAGATCCATCCCAAAA GTGGGCAGCATATGTTGCAGGTGTCATTCTGGTTTTGATGATAGAACTAGGTGTACGTTTTGAGGACAGCATCAGTTTGCTG GTTTCCTCCTCAGTCCCAGAAGGCAAAGGTGTCTCTTCTTCTGCTTCTGTGGAAGTCGCTACCATGTCTGCCATAGCTGCTGCCCATG GATTAAGCATCAGTCCCAGAGATCTTGCGTTGCTTTGCCAAAAG GTGGAGAATCATATTGTTGGAGCACCATGTGGTGTGATGGACCAGATGACATCTGCATGTGGTGAAGCAAACAAGCTTCTTGCGATGGTGTGCCAG CCTGCTGAGGTTCTTGGACTTGTAGAAATTCCTGGCCATGTTCGCTTTTGGGGAATTGATTCAGGAATAAGACACAG TGTTGGAGGTGCGGATTATGGATCTGTTAGAATAGGTGCCTTTATGGGTCGGAAGATGATAAAGTGCGCAGCATCTATGATTTTGTCTCGATCATCATCAACTGCATATGGGACAATCGATGAGTTGGAGGATGATGGTTATGAACTACTTGAAGCTGAGGCTTCGTTAAATTACTTGTGCAACCTGCCACCTCATAG ATATGAGGCTCTTTATGTTAAGGTCCTTCCTGAAACTATACTTGGTGAAACTTTTCTTGAGAAGTATGATGATCACAACGATCCAGTTACAGTAATTGATCCAAATCGTAGCTACGTAGTGAGATCACCTGCTAGACATCCTATATATGAAAATTTCCGGGTTAAG ACCTTCAAAGCACTGCTAACATCTGCAAATTCAGATGATCAGCTTACAGCTCTTGGAGAATTACTGTATCAG TGTCACTACAGCTATAGTGCTTGCGGACTTGGCTCCGATGGAACAAATCGGCTTGTACGATTGGTACAAGAGATGCAATATGCTAAATCATCTAAATCCGACGATGGGACGTTGTATGGAGCCAAGATTACAGGTGGAGGTTCCGGTGGAACGGTTTGTGTTGTCGGAAGGAACTGTCTGCAGAGCAGCCAACAAATTTTGGAG ATTCAGCAGAGGTACAAAGATGCAACAGGGTATCTGCCATTTATTTTCGAGGGCTCGTCGCCTGGTGCCGGCAAGTTCGGGTATCTAAGAATACGCCGCCGTGTCTCCCTCGATCCAAATGAGTAA
- the LOC126604266 gene encoding AIG2-like protein D: MSGGAMSSVVANVGGQSQSLHKVFVYGSLMAEDVCRVLLNRVPQSSPALLNGYHRYSIKGRVYPAIVPVENKTVAGKVLLGITDPELHILDEFEDVEYERSTVEVSLMDTSESLLVQAYVWSNKNDPNLYGDWDFEEWKQLHMKDFVKMTSGFMEKLELPEAKPRVATYESFFQQDRENPPAS, translated from the exons atgagtggTGGTGCGATGAGTTCAGTGGTGGCGAACGTAGGTGGTCAGTCGCAGAGCCTCCACAAGGTGTTCGTGTACGGCAGCCTCATGGCGGAGGATGTCTGCCGTGTCCTCTTAAATCGCGTCCCTCAATCCTCCCCTGCCCTCCTCAATGGCta TCATAGGTACAGCATCAAAGGAAGAGTTTATCCGGCGATTGTACCCGTCGAGAATAAAACAGTTGCCGGCAAG GTGCTGTTGGGCATCACAGATCCTGAATTACATATTTTAGATGAATTTGAGGATGTTGAGTATGAAAGAAGCACTGTTGAGGTCTCTTTGATG GATACTTCCGAGAGCTTGCTTGTTCAAGCATACGTTTGGAGCAACAAAAATGATCCAAACTTGTACGGAGACTGGGATTTCGAG GAATGGAAACAACTACACATGAAAGATTTCGTCAAGATGACTTCGGGTTTTATGGAAAAGCTGGAGCTGCCCGAAGCAAAGCCAAGGGTTGCAACATACGAGTCGTTCTTTCAGCAGGATCGCGAGAATCCGCCCGCGTCATAA
- the LOC126604263 gene encoding proteasome subunit beta type-6-like isoform X1 produces MASSDMDLNAPHSMGTTIIGVTYDGGVVLAADSRTSTGVYVANRASDKITQLTDNVYVCRSGSAADSQVVSDYVRYFLHQHTIQLGQPATVKVCANLVRLLSYGNKNMLETGLIVGGWDKYEGGKIYGIPLGGTLLELPFAIGGSGSSYLYGFFDQAWKEGMTKDEAEQLVVKAVSLAIARDGASGGVVRTVVINSEGVTRNYYPGDKLPLWHEELEPQNSLLDILNSASPEPMNTQ; encoded by the exons ATGGCTTCTTCCGACATGGATCTCAACGCCCCTCACTCCATGGGTACCACCATCATTGGCGTCACCTACGACGGAGGCGTCGTACTCGCCGCCGACTCTCGTACCAGCACCG GAGTGTACGTGGCCAATCGCGCCTCCGACAAAATCACCCAGCTCACCGACAATGTCTACGTCTGCCGCTCTGGATCG GCTGCCGATTCCCAAGTTGTTTCCGACTACGTGCGCTACTTCCTCCATCAGCACAC CATTCAGCTTGGCCAACCTGCGACTGTGAAAGTTTGTGCAAACCTCGTCAGGCTGCTGTCTTATGGCAACAag AATATGTTGGAAACTGGGTTGATTGTTGGCGGCTGGGACAAGTACGAAGGCGGTAAGATTTATGGAATTCCTCTTGGTGGCACACTGCTAGAGCTGCCCTTTGCCATTGGAG GATCTGGCTCCAGTTACTTGTATGGATTTTTCGATCAAGCATGGAAAGAAGGAATGACCAAGGATGAAGCCGAG CAATTGGTGGTCAAGGCCGTTTCTCTTGCCATTGCACGAGATGGTGCCAGTGGGGGTGTTGTCCGTACTGTAGTT ATCAATTCCGAGGGAGTGACTAGAAACTACTATCCTGGTGACAAACTTCCACTGTGGCATGAGGAGTTGGAGCCTCAAAACTCGTTATTGGACATCTTGAACTCCGCTAGTCCGGAGCCAATGAACACACAATGA
- the LOC126604270 gene encoding disease resistance protein RUN1-like isoform X2, with amino-acid sequence MDTTITAVDPSSASSPSSSKQWKHDVFLSFRGEDTRRTFTDNLYWTLKDNKVNVFIDENELPRGENITDELVEAIRRSRMSVVIFSKRYAESRWCLEELEKIMECRRTLGQIVLPIFYNVDPTDVRNQTGIVAEAFQKHAERYHGDTDKVQRWRSAFTEAANLCGGNLRNTDGYEGKFIRKIVNDITRKLNNTYLNVAAKEIGIDSRVQEIINDLDVGGSDDVRIVGILGMVGTGKTTVAKAIFNRVHQSFEGKSFLSKVREESMVKLQNRLLCDILKPANIEVSSVDQGTKEIQKRLGSIRVLVIIDDIDCVGQLEELAIKHESFGRGSRIIVTTRDEQLLKFIRVDKTCLAQTMNNEEALQLLSWRAFKKSHPNDDEYLELAKKVVDYCGGLPLALEVLGSYLSSKSKREWRSALRKLKRKPHGKIYEKLKMSYDGLIDDDVKAIFLDISCFFIGMNKDYVMTILDGCDFDPDIGIGELHDRCLVTVDEGNNLIMHDLLRDMGREIVRAKSPTITGKRCRLWDQDDVKDVLRNKSGTEDVEGLTLDLQESDEPSFSTEALREMRRLRLLILKGVKFTGNCTYLSKKLTWLCWPEFPLEVMPEDFNPPNLVDVNLTHSQMQVWKDPDARLEKLKFLNLGYCCRLKWSPDFSKLPNIERLILRDCTSLSKIHPSIVQLKCLKYLSLANSNLISDAIPEDLGSISSLEVLDLRGNDFTALPILTGLSKLQTLQLDNCTKLQAIPDLPTKLEILEANQCIALERMPDFSEMSRLRELHLNHSPKLTEIPGLDKSLTSMTRIHMEGCSNLNDAFKEAILRGWSVSGKGGLFLPGPSLSRGVQPKEEINENTLDCEYRSYSSEYMEGRNHEAARPGDDSYDENRSHKRIKFDLSIGSNAKEETVAGGI; translated from the exons ATGGATACTACCATCACAGCTGTCGATCCGTCCTCTGCATCTTCACCCTCCTCCTCGAAACAATGGAAGCACGACGTGTTCTTGAGCTTTAGAGGCGAAGACACCCGCCGGACCTTCACCGACAACCTCTACTGGACATTAAAAGACAACAAAGTCAACGTCTTCATTGACGAGAACGAACTTCCAAGAGGAGAAAACATAACAGATGAACTGGTGGAAGCGATCAGACGGTCCAGGATGTCCGTCGTCATCTTCTCGAAACGGTACGCGGAATCCCGATGGTGCCTTGAGGAGCTGGAGAAGATCATGGAGTGCAGAAGAACACTGGGGCAAATTGTTCTGCCAATATTCTACAACGTCGATCCGACGGATGTTAGGAACCAGACTGGTATTGTTGCAGAAGCATTTCAGAAGCATGCAGAGCGCTACCATGGAGATACAGATAAAGTCCAGAGGTGGAGATCTGCTTTTACTGAAGCTGCAAATTTGTGTGGTGGGAACCTTAGAAACACTGATGG GTACGAAGGTAAGTTTATAAGGAAAATTGTCAACGACATCACGAGGAAACTGAACAACACATACTTAAACGTAGCCgccaaagaaattggaataGATTCTCGTGTGCAAGAAATCATCAATGATTTAGATGTTGGAGGATCAGATGATGTTCGCATTGTTGGAATTTTGGGCATGGTCGGGACGGGGAAGACAACGGTTGCAAAAGCCATTTTCAATAGAGTTCATCAAAGCTTTGAAGGTAAAAGTTTCCTTTCAAAAGTGAGGGAAGAGAGTATGGTTAAACTGCAAAACCGACTTCTTTGTGATATCTTGAAACCGGCCAACATAGAGGTAAGTAGTGTGGATCAAGGAACCAAGGAGATACAAAAAAGACTTGGCAGCATAAGGGTACTTGTCATAATTGATGACATAGACTGTGTGGGACAACTAGAAGAGTTAGCTATAAAACACGAGTCGTTTGGTAGAGGGAGTAGAATTATTGTAACAACAAGAGATGAACAATTGCTAAAGTTCATTAGAGTCGATAAGACGTGTTTGGCACAAACAATGAATAATGAAGAAGCTCTTCAGCTCCTTAGTTGGCGTGCCTTCAAGAAGAGTCATCCTAACGATGATGAATATCTTGAACTCGCAAAAAAGGTTGTTGATTACTGTGGAGGGTTGCCACTAGCgcttgaagttttaggttctTATCTAAGTtcaaaaagcaaaagagaatgGAGAAGTGCACTgcgcaaattgaaaagaaagcCTCACGGGAAGATTTATGAAAAGCTTAAAATGAGCTATGATGGACTAATTGACGATGATGTGAAGGCTATATTCCTTGACATATCTTGTTTCTTTATTGGAATGAACAAGGACTATGTCATGACAATATTAGATGGCTGTGACTTCGACCCAGATATAGGAATTGGGGAACTCCATGATCGGTGCCTTGTAACTGTTGATGAAGGAAACAACCTTATAATGCATGATTTGCTTCGAGATATGGGCAGAGAAATTGTACGTGCAAAATCTCCTACCATCACTGGAAAACGTTGTAGATTGTGGGACCAGGATGATGTAAAAGACGTATTGAGGAACAAATCT GGAACAGAGGACGTTGAAGGTCTCACTTTAGATTTGCAAGAATCTGACGAGCCTAGCTTCAGTACAGAAGCACTTAGAGAGATGCGGAGACTGAGGTTGCTCATACTCAAAGGTGTAAAGTTCACTGGAAACTGCACATATCTCTCCAAAAAGCTAACATGGTTGTGTTGGCCTGAGTTTCCTCTAGAGGTCATGCCAGAAGATTTTAATCCACCAAACCTAGTTGATGTCAACCTGACTCATAGCCAAATGCAAGTTTGGAAGGACCCTGACGCG AGGCTTGAGAAATTGAAGTTTCTTAATCTGGGTTATTGCTGTCGCCTAAAATGGTCACCAGACTTTTCAAAACTCCCCAATATCGAGAGATTGATACTCAGAGACTGCACGAGTTTGTCCAAGATTCACCCGTCCATAGTACAACTGAAGTGCCTTAAATATCTCTCTCTTGCGAACTCCAATTTAATAAGTGATGCAATTCCTGAGGATCTCGGGTCTATATCTTCTTTAGAAGTTTTAGATCTAAGAGGCAATGATTTTACAGCACTACCCATCCTCACTGGCCTTTCCAAGCTTCAAACTTTACAGTTGGATAATTGCACAAAGCTTCAGGCAATTCCAGATTTACCAACAAAGTTGGAAATTCTGGAAGCGAATCAGTGTATTGCATTGGAAAGGATGCCTGATTTTTCGGAGATGTCAAGACTGAGAGAATTGCATCTGAATCACTCCCCCAAACTCACTGAGATTCCAGGCCTGGATAAGTCTTTAACCTCCATGACAAGGATTCATATGGAAGGGTGCAGCAATCTCAATGATGCTTTTAAGGAAGCAATCCTAcgg
- the LOC126604270 gene encoding disease resistance protein RUN1-like isoform X1 yields the protein MDTTITAVDPSSASSPSSSKQWKHDVFLSFRGEDTRRTFTDNLYWTLKDNKVNVFIDENELPRGENITDELVEAIRRSRMSVVIFSKRYAESRWCLEELEKIMECRRTLGQIVLPIFYNVDPTDVRNQTGIVAEAFQKHAERYHGDTDKVQRWRSAFTEAANLCGGNLRNTDGYEGKFIRKIVNDITRKLNNTYLNVAAKEIGIDSRVQEIINDLDVGGSDDVRIVGILGMVGTGKTTVAKAIFNRVHQSFEGKSFLSKVREESMVKLQNRLLCDILKPANIEVSSVDQGTKEIQKRLGSIRVLVIIDDIDCVGQLEELAIKHESFGRGSRIIVTTRDEQLLKFIRVDKTCLAQTMNNEEALQLLSWRAFKKSHPNDDEYLELAKKVVDYCGGLPLALEVLGSYLSSKSKREWRSALRKLKRKPHGKIYEKLKMSYDGLIDDDVKAIFLDISCFFIGMNKDYVMTILDGCDFDPDIGIGELHDRCLVTVDEGNNLIMHDLLRDMGREIVRAKSPTITGKRCRLWDQDDVKDVLRNKSGTEDVEGLTLDLQESDEPSFSTEALREMRRLRLLILKGVKFTGNCTYLSKKLTWLCWPEFPLEVMPEDFNPPNLVDVNLTHSQMQVWKDPDARLEKLKFLNLGYCCRLKWSPDFSKLPNIERLILRDCTSLSKIHPSIVQLKCLKYLSLANSNLISDAIPEDLGSISSLEVLDLRGNDFTALPILTGLSKLQTLQLDNCTKLQAIPDLPTKLEILEANQCIALERMPDFSEMSRLRELHLNHSPKLTEIPGLDKSLTSMTRIHMEGCSNLNDAFKEAILRGWSASGNGGLFLPGPSLFRGVQPTEEINEHSLDSESVSYSSEYKEGRNDKAARPDDDSYDENRSHKRIRFDLSIGSNAEEETVAGEYNCIIVQNHKSCMEADAIFEEGGDGEDEEQAPSAVLVSVNCSSSGTDQKYKFGIS from the exons ATGGATACTACCATCACAGCTGTCGATCCGTCCTCTGCATCTTCACCCTCCTCCTCGAAACAATGGAAGCACGACGTGTTCTTGAGCTTTAGAGGCGAAGACACCCGCCGGACCTTCACCGACAACCTCTACTGGACATTAAAAGACAACAAAGTCAACGTCTTCATTGACGAGAACGAACTTCCAAGAGGAGAAAACATAACAGATGAACTGGTGGAAGCGATCAGACGGTCCAGGATGTCCGTCGTCATCTTCTCGAAACGGTACGCGGAATCCCGATGGTGCCTTGAGGAGCTGGAGAAGATCATGGAGTGCAGAAGAACACTGGGGCAAATTGTTCTGCCAATATTCTACAACGTCGATCCGACGGATGTTAGGAACCAGACTGGTATTGTTGCAGAAGCATTTCAGAAGCATGCAGAGCGCTACCATGGAGATACAGATAAAGTCCAGAGGTGGAGATCTGCTTTTACTGAAGCTGCAAATTTGTGTGGTGGGAACCTTAGAAACACTGATGG GTACGAAGGTAAGTTTATAAGGAAAATTGTCAACGACATCACGAGGAAACTGAACAACACATACTTAAACGTAGCCgccaaagaaattggaataGATTCTCGTGTGCAAGAAATCATCAATGATTTAGATGTTGGAGGATCAGATGATGTTCGCATTGTTGGAATTTTGGGCATGGTCGGGACGGGGAAGACAACGGTTGCAAAAGCCATTTTCAATAGAGTTCATCAAAGCTTTGAAGGTAAAAGTTTCCTTTCAAAAGTGAGGGAAGAGAGTATGGTTAAACTGCAAAACCGACTTCTTTGTGATATCTTGAAACCGGCCAACATAGAGGTAAGTAGTGTGGATCAAGGAACCAAGGAGATACAAAAAAGACTTGGCAGCATAAGGGTACTTGTCATAATTGATGACATAGACTGTGTGGGACAACTAGAAGAGTTAGCTATAAAACACGAGTCGTTTGGTAGAGGGAGTAGAATTATTGTAACAACAAGAGATGAACAATTGCTAAAGTTCATTAGAGTCGATAAGACGTGTTTGGCACAAACAATGAATAATGAAGAAGCTCTTCAGCTCCTTAGTTGGCGTGCCTTCAAGAAGAGTCATCCTAACGATGATGAATATCTTGAACTCGCAAAAAAGGTTGTTGATTACTGTGGAGGGTTGCCACTAGCgcttgaagttttaggttctTATCTAAGTtcaaaaagcaaaagagaatgGAGAAGTGCACTgcgcaaattgaaaagaaagcCTCACGGGAAGATTTATGAAAAGCTTAAAATGAGCTATGATGGACTAATTGACGATGATGTGAAGGCTATATTCCTTGACATATCTTGTTTCTTTATTGGAATGAACAAGGACTATGTCATGACAATATTAGATGGCTGTGACTTCGACCCAGATATAGGAATTGGGGAACTCCATGATCGGTGCCTTGTAACTGTTGATGAAGGAAACAACCTTATAATGCATGATTTGCTTCGAGATATGGGCAGAGAAATTGTACGTGCAAAATCTCCTACCATCACTGGAAAACGTTGTAGATTGTGGGACCAGGATGATGTAAAAGACGTATTGAGGAACAAATCT GGAACAGAGGACGTTGAAGGTCTCACTTTAGATTTGCAAGAATCTGACGAGCCTAGCTTCAGTACAGAAGCACTTAGAGAGATGCGGAGACTGAGGTTGCTCATACTCAAAGGTGTAAAGTTCACTGGAAACTGCACATATCTCTCCAAAAAGCTAACATGGTTGTGTTGGCCTGAGTTTCCTCTAGAGGTCATGCCAGAAGATTTTAATCCACCAAACCTAGTTGATGTCAACCTGACTCATAGCCAAATGCAAGTTTGGAAGGACCCTGACGCG AGGCTTGAGAAATTGAAGTTTCTTAATCTGGGTTATTGCTGTCGCCTAAAATGGTCACCAGACTTTTCAAAACTCCCCAATATCGAGAGATTGATACTCAGAGACTGCACGAGTTTGTCCAAGATTCACCCGTCCATAGTACAACTGAAGTGCCTTAAATATCTCTCTCTTGCGAACTCCAATTTAATAAGTGATGCAATTCCTGAGGATCTCGGGTCTATATCTTCTTTAGAAGTTTTAGATCTAAGAGGCAATGATTTTACAGCACTACCCATCCTCACTGGCCTTTCCAAGCTTCAAACTTTACAGTTGGATAATTGCACAAAGCTTCAGGCAATTCCAGATTTACCAACAAAGTTGGAAATTCTGGAAGCGAATCAGTGTATTGCATTGGAAAGGATGCCTGATTTTTCGGAGATGTCAAGACTGAGAGAATTGCATCTGAATCACTCCCCCAAACTCACTGAGATTCCAGGCCTGGATAAGTCTTTAACCTCCATGACAAGGATTCATATGGAAGGGTGCAGCAATCTCAATGATGCTTTTAAGGAAGCAATCCTAcgg GGATGGAGTGCGAGTGGAAATGGTGGCCTTTTTCTTCCTGGACCTTCATTGTTTAGGGGTGTCCAACCTACGGAAGAAATCAATGAACATTCGCTTGACAGTGAGTCCGTGTCATATTCAAGTGAATACAAGGAAGGCAGAAATGATAAAGCAGCAAGACCAGATGATGACTCATACGATGAGAATCGATCTCACAAAAGAATAAGGTTTGATCTCAGTATAGGAAGCAATGCAGAAGAAGAAACCGTTGCCGGGGAATATAATTGCATTATAGTTCAAAACCACAAAAGCTGCATGGAAGCTGATGCGATCTTTGAGGAGGGGGGAGATGGTGAGGATGAAGAGCAGGCTCCAAGTGCTGTACTGGTATCCGTTAATTGTTCTTCAAGCGGAACTGATCAGAAGTACAAATTCGGAATCAGTTGA